From a single Chitinophaga sp. Cy-1792 genomic region:
- a CDS encoding thiamine pyrophosphate-dependent enzyme — translation MAKLVADQIVDMLANAGVKRIYAVTGDSLNHINDAVRRDGRIQWIHVRHEETGAYAAGADAQLLGIGCCAGSSGPGHVHLINGLYDAHRSGAPVIALASTCETTEFGSNYFQETNTIKLFDDCSCFNQVAATPQQAPRMLQMALQHAIGKQGVAVVGIPGDVAASNAVDITMSTQLYHPRPVIRPAEAELQSLATLLKSAKKIAIYCGHGAMPAHDEIVQLSQLLKAPVSYSFRAKMGIQYDNPHEVGMTGLLGIASAYKSMHEADVLLLLGTDFPYAPFLPEKTKTVQIDIQPERLGRRTNLEMGLCGDIRDTLVALLPMLTPQQDADFLDAMLEFHKEVEKRLQTYVDDRGKEEAISPEFVASVINVLATSEAIFTVDTGMTNVWAARYLQGSAKRVLLGSFNHGSMANALPQAIGASLAHKGRQVIALCGDGGISMCLGDLMTIKQYHLPIKIIVFNNRSLGMVKLEMEVAGIPEWQTDMLNPDFAAVATAMGISSYTIKSPDDVQKTLTTALSSNEPALVSIYTNPNSLAMPPKIEFAQMKGYALWMGKMILGGRYEDVFDAIKSNYKHLKDVL, via the coding sequence ATGGCAAAACTAGTTGCTGATCAAATTGTTGACATGCTGGCCAATGCCGGTGTAAAAAGGATTTACGCTGTTACGGGCGATAGCCTGAATCATATTAACGATGCTGTACGCAGAGACGGACGAATTCAATGGATACATGTACGCCATGAAGAAACAGGCGCCTATGCCGCAGGTGCTGACGCACAGCTACTTGGTATCGGTTGCTGTGCCGGCAGCAGTGGTCCCGGGCATGTACACCTGATCAACGGGCTGTATGATGCCCATCGGTCGGGAGCACCAGTGATTGCGCTGGCATCTACCTGTGAGACCACTGAATTTGGCAGCAACTATTTCCAGGAAACCAATACCATCAAGCTTTTCGATGATTGCAGCTGCTTTAACCAGGTAGCGGCAACGCCGCAACAGGCGCCACGCATGCTACAAATGGCACTGCAACATGCTATCGGCAAACAGGGCGTAGCCGTTGTAGGCATTCCGGGGGATGTAGCTGCCTCCAATGCGGTAGACATCACCATGTCAACACAGCTCTATCATCCCAGGCCGGTTATACGTCCTGCTGAGGCAGAATTACAATCGCTGGCAACCTTGCTGAAGAGCGCTAAGAAAATTGCCATTTATTGTGGCCATGGCGCCATGCCTGCCCATGATGAGATCGTACAGCTGTCGCAGTTGCTGAAAGCGCCTGTATCCTACTCTTTCAGAGCAAAAATGGGCATTCAGTATGACAACCCCCACGAAGTAGGAATGACGGGCTTATTGGGGATCGCATCTGCCTATAAAAGCATGCATGAAGCAGATGTACTGTTACTGTTGGGGACAGATTTTCCCTATGCCCCCTTTTTACCGGAAAAAACAAAGACGGTACAGATAGATATCCAGCCGGAGCGACTAGGGCGCCGTACCAACCTGGAAATGGGCCTCTGTGGAGATATCCGGGACACGCTGGTAGCCCTCCTGCCAATGCTTACCCCGCAGCAGGACGCAGATTTCCTGGATGCGATGCTGGAATTTCATAAAGAAGTAGAGAAGCGTTTACAGACGTACGTAGATGACCGTGGTAAAGAAGAGGCCATCAGTCCGGAGTTTGTAGCCAGCGTTATCAATGTACTGGCCACTTCAGAGGCAATATTCACGGTAGATACCGGCATGACCAACGTTTGGGCGGCGCGTTATTTACAAGGCAGCGCAAAACGTGTGCTATTAGGCTCTTTCAACCATGGCTCCATGGCCAATGCCCTGCCGCAGGCAATCGGTGCCTCGCTGGCACATAAAGGCCGGCAGGTGATTGCACTTTGCGGAGATGGCGGTATCAGTATGTGCCTGGGCGACCTGATGACCATCAAACAATATCATCTCCCAATAAAAATAATTGTATTTAATAACCGCTCATTAGGCATGGTGAAACTGGAAATGGAAGTGGCCGGAATCCCTGAGTGGCAAACGGATATGCTCAATCCCGATTTTGCAGCAGTAGCAACGGCGATGGGTATTTCTTCCTATACCATCAAATCTCCTGATGATGTACAAAAAACACTGACAACAGCACTCTCTTCCAATGAACCTGCATTAGTCAGTATCTATACAAATCCCAACTCACTTGCGATGCCGCCAAAGATTGAATTTGCACAGATGAAAGGCTATGCGCTGTGGATGGGGAAAATGATATTAGGTGGTAGATATGAAGATGTTTTTGATGCGATTAAATCGAATTATAAACATTTGAAAGATGTGTTGTAA
- a CDS encoding septal ring lytic transglycosylase RlpA family protein, producing MSTTKKHFPVFLVAVLLLCCTACSKSITQTGKASYYADSFDGKRTASGQVFRQNRLTAAHPSLPFGTKLKVTNVANGRTVTVHVNDRGPFAKGRIVDLSKKAAKQLGMVSTGVATVQIKYKKPKKGVQTVASH from the coding sequence ATGTCCACAACGAAAAAGCACTTTCCTGTATTTCTGGTAGCAGTACTGTTATTGTGCTGCACGGCATGCAGCAAAAGTATCACGCAAACAGGTAAGGCATCCTATTATGCAGATAGCTTCGATGGCAAACGTACTGCAAGCGGACAAGTGTTTCGACAAAACAGGCTTACTGCTGCACATCCCAGTCTGCCTTTTGGTACCAAACTAAAAGTTACCAACGTGGCTAATGGCCGCACGGTAACCGTTCATGTAAATGACCGCGGCCCCTTTGCCAAAGGCCGTATCGTCGATCTGTCGAAAAAAGCCGCTAAGCAATTGGGTATGGTAAGCACCGGCGTTGCCACCGTTCAGATTAAATACAAGAAACCTAAGAAAGGCGTTCAAACAGTAGCATCTCACTAA
- a CDS encoding BamA/TamA family outer membrane protein, producing MQKTNSHIIATICCCLIWLAIASCSTTKSVPENDRLYTGSSVKWKSKQKPKDYSTLSDGLNKRIRPNRNKKFLGMPIKLWLYNMGHEPKGKGKGLNYLLRKKWGEPPVLLSQAKPDYTANVLEQYLVDNGYFQADVTSAIKTKGSKKASIEYTAAPHHRYTIKKVVFITDSTAIGKSIAATQSESSLVVGAPYSLDSIKAERERIHAILKEKGYYYFTPDNLIVQVDSTENGKVDLYVKVKDNTPIAALRPYKLHDIILYPDYSLDNDSTSTTGTPLNYKGIWIIDSTKRFRPLVFDKSVFLRPDSLYRLSSHNITLQRLINLGTFKFIKGQFRTVRDTSIHNFRDVNPNAPTNADGTPRRQVRDTTNMLSPNGDTIYARVQRDTTRGAAGDTSGASFYRQYGSYYSVPDSGWLDARFYLTPYQRRSLQAELRGTSKSNGFVGGLVKITAKNRNWLHAADLLEIGLSGGMEWQTGANTSGGSNSYGFGAEVAVTIPRFWTPFRINPRTPYVPRTRVSFGYELYSRAALYNLNAYTVQLQYLWQRTKFLTHQFAPIAVTYVLPTKTTAAYDSILKNDPSQRAAISKQFILGGNYTITYNNQAANKVHSWYLSGNIDVSGNLAGLIIPKRGDSTREIFKNPFAQYERLTLEARHYWQLGRGKQWINRLMMGYGVPYGNSIYGASNSLPFVKQYFTGGSSSIRAFRARTLGPGSYRNPSLDTSNLLANQAGDVKLEFNSEVRMHIASVFNFAAFVDAGNIWLSRDDPNQPGGKFQFSNFYQDIAVGAGVGLRIDASIVVVRFDLAFPLRVPYLPKNERWVINQIDFGDPDWRKKNLVLNIAIGYPF from the coding sequence ATGCAGAAGACTAATAGCCATATCATCGCCACTATTTGTTGCTGCCTTATATGGCTGGCAATTGCCTCGTGCAGTACAACGAAGTCTGTACCCGAGAATGACAGACTCTACACCGGCAGTAGCGTTAAATGGAAAAGTAAGCAGAAGCCAAAAGATTATTCCACATTATCTGATGGTCTTAATAAGAGAATTCGTCCTAACAGGAATAAAAAATTTCTGGGTATGCCGATCAAGCTCTGGTTGTATAATATGGGGCATGAACCGAAAGGAAAAGGGAAGGGATTGAATTATCTGTTACGCAAAAAATGGGGAGAACCACCGGTATTGCTGAGCCAGGCCAAGCCTGATTATACGGCCAATGTACTGGAGCAATATCTTGTTGATAATGGTTATTTCCAGGCAGATGTTACCTCCGCAATAAAAACAAAAGGATCGAAAAAAGCATCGATAGAATATACCGCCGCTCCGCACCACCGGTATACCATAAAGAAAGTTGTTTTCATTACCGATAGTACCGCCATTGGCAAGTCAATAGCAGCAACACAATCAGAAAGCTCACTGGTGGTTGGTGCACCTTATTCACTCGATAGTATCAAAGCTGAACGGGAACGTATACACGCTATTCTGAAAGAAAAAGGTTATTACTATTTCACACCAGATAACCTAATTGTTCAGGTAGACAGTACAGAAAATGGAAAGGTAGATTTGTATGTAAAAGTAAAAGATAACACACCCATTGCGGCGCTGAGACCTTACAAACTACATGATATAATTCTATATCCGGATTATTCGTTAGACAATGATTCTACCTCTACTACCGGCACACCGCTGAACTATAAAGGAATTTGGATCATTGATTCCACGAAGCGTTTTCGTCCGCTGGTATTTGATAAATCTGTGTTCCTGCGCCCGGATAGTCTTTACCGTTTAAGCTCGCATAATATTACGTTGCAACGCCTTATCAACCTGGGTACATTCAAGTTTATTAAGGGGCAGTTCAGAACAGTAAGAGATACTTCTATTCATAATTTCAGGGATGTAAATCCGAATGCGCCTACTAACGCTGATGGAACACCACGAAGACAGGTGCGTGATACTACTAATATGCTGTCGCCGAATGGAGATACCATATATGCACGGGTACAGCGGGATACAACACGTGGTGCCGCCGGGGATACCAGTGGCGCCAGTTTCTATCGTCAGTATGGCAGTTATTACAGCGTTCCTGATAGCGGCTGGCTGGATGCCCGTTTCTATCTGACCCCTTATCAACGCCGCTCGCTACAGGCGGAGCTGAGAGGCACTTCCAAGTCGAACGGATTCGTGGGAGGCTTGGTAAAAATTACCGCTAAAAACCGTAACTGGCTGCATGCGGCTGACCTGTTGGAGATAGGCCTCAGTGGCGGTATGGAATGGCAGACAGGCGCCAATACCAGCGGGGGCTCCAACTCATATGGATTCGGTGCAGAAGTGGCTGTAACCATTCCTCGATTCTGGACACCTTTCCGTATAAACCCGCGTACACCGTATGTTCCGCGTACGCGCGTCAGCTTCGGATACGAATTGTATAGCAGGGCAGCGTTATATAACCTTAACGCCTACACGGTACAATTACAATACCTCTGGCAGCGTACAAAGTTCCTGACGCATCAGTTTGCGCCAATCGCTGTAACGTATGTGCTGCCTACAAAAACAACGGCTGCATATGATAGTATTCTGAAAAACGATCCTAGTCAGCGTGCTGCTATTTCAAAGCAATTTATTCTGGGTGGCAACTACACCATCACCTATAATAACCAGGCTGCCAACAAAGTACATAGCTGGTACCTCAGTGGAAACATTGACGTATCGGGTAATCTGGCCGGTTTGATCATTCCTAAGCGTGGCGATTCTACAAGAGAAATCTTTAAAAATCCGTTCGCACAATACGAGCGTTTAACATTGGAAGCGCGCCACTACTGGCAGCTTGGCAGAGGTAAACAGTGGATCAACAGGCTGATGATGGGATATGGTGTGCCCTATGGTAACAGCATTTATGGTGCGTCAAATTCATTGCCTTTCGTTAAGCAGTATTTCACGGGTGGTAGTAGCAGTATCAGGGCTTTCCGGGCAAGAACACTGGGACCGGGATCCTATCGCAACCCATCGCTGGACACCTCCAATCTGCTGGCTAACCAGGCGGGTGATGTCAAGCTGGAATTCAACTCTGAAGTTAGGATGCATATAGCCAGTGTATTTAATTTTGCTGCTTTTGTAGATGCCGGAAATATCTGGTTATCGCGCGATGATCCTAACCAACCTGGCGGTAAATTTCAGTTCAGTAACTTCTATCAGGATATCGCAGTAGGTGCGGGCGTTGGTTTGCGTATAGATGCATCTATCGTAGTGGTACGTTTCGATCTGGCATTTCCATTACGCGTTCCTTATCTTCCTAAAAACGAGCGATGGGTGATAAATCAGATAGATTTCGGAGATCCTGACTGGCGCAAGAAAAACCTGGTTTTAAATATCGCAATCGGATATCCTTTCTAG
- a CDS encoding DUF3472 domain-containing protein, translating into MKKKWLIMATMLAMGAINNAWAQTPQADLPGFTAYADPAEENVQINQRNGVSKWTDDKNTVNFYFHVATPGNLKVAITAKADAASKVAVKINGTEKIISINANDYTKISALETKIKTPGFYCVSLRGVEKQGSVYADVKSVNLEGAAVKDIQFNPKPWRRAASVHLNYPVPEGKNVEWFYGEIKVPEGEDKVGTYFMSCGFHRGYFGMQVNGPDERRIIFSVWDAGGEPETRNNVKYEDQVVMLAKGDSVYASGFGGEGTGGHSHWLYNWKAGETYKFLMHSVPEGNNTTYTAYFYVPEHHEWKLIASFRAPKDGKYMGHLYSFLENFSFENGHLGRKGYFGNHWIKTNTGEWIELTKAKFSNDATAKAKDRIDYGGGSENGWFYLWNSGFKPANAQYGDIFERPANGQHPEINLPKF; encoded by the coding sequence ATGAAAAAGAAATGGCTGATAATGGCTACCATGCTCGCTATGGGTGCCATCAACAACGCCTGGGCACAAACGCCGCAGGCTGATCTCCCCGGTTTTACTGCCTATGCCGATCCTGCCGAAGAAAATGTGCAGATCAATCAACGCAACGGCGTATCCAAATGGACCGATGATAAGAATACCGTTAACTTCTATTTTCATGTTGCCACGCCTGGTAACTTAAAAGTTGCCATCACCGCAAAAGCTGATGCAGCAAGCAAAGTAGCCGTTAAAATAAATGGTACGGAAAAAATAATCAGTATTAACGCTAACGACTACACGAAAATATCCGCACTGGAAACAAAGATTAAAACACCAGGATTTTATTGTGTGTCTTTAAGAGGAGTGGAGAAGCAGGGTAGTGTTTATGCAGATGTAAAATCCGTAAACCTCGAAGGCGCCGCCGTGAAAGATATTCAGTTCAATCCGAAGCCATGGCGCCGCGCAGCTTCTGTGCACCTCAACTATCCCGTTCCGGAAGGAAAAAATGTGGAATGGTTCTATGGCGAAATAAAAGTGCCGGAAGGAGAAGATAAAGTAGGAACTTATTTTATGTCTTGCGGCTTCCACCGCGGATATTTTGGTATGCAGGTGAATGGTCCTGATGAAAGGCGCATCATTTTCTCTGTATGGGATGCAGGTGGAGAACCGGAAACCCGTAATAATGTTAAATACGAAGACCAGGTGGTTATGCTGGCCAAAGGCGACAGCGTTTACGCCAGCGGATTTGGTGGCGAAGGTACCGGCGGACATAGCCACTGGCTCTATAACTGGAAAGCCGGCGAAACCTATAAATTCCTGATGCACAGCGTTCCGGAAGGCAACAATACCACGTATACTGCTTATTTCTATGTTCCCGAACATCATGAATGGAAGCTGATCGCCAGTTTCCGCGCGCCTAAAGATGGCAAGTACATGGGACACCTCTATTCCTTTCTGGAAAACTTCTCCTTCGAAAATGGCCACCTCGGCCGTAAAGGCTATTTCGGTAACCATTGGATAAAAACCAATACCGGCGAATGGATTGAGCTCACTAAAGCGAAATTTTCCAATGACGCTACTGCAAAAGCTAAAGATCGTATCGACTATGGCGGCGGCAGCGAAAATGGCTGGTTCTACCTCTGGAATAGTGGTTTTAAACCTGCCAATGCACAATATGGGGATATCTTCGAACGGCCGGCAAATGGTCAGCATCCGGAGATCAATCTCCCTAAATTCTAA
- a CDS encoding translocation/assembly module TamB, protein MTEPEEKEEHQGRPWWKWLLWIIVAVLLLPVMLVLLLQIEGVQNYLRQQGESYLQKKLNTKVRIGYLRARGWQYLELRDVYVADTTNKALLYSRALRVQYNLLSLLSNELKINKLEWDTVLVNAYRLNDTTFNYQFAIDAFVSPNSKPDTLPHTGTSLQYVLKDITLKAVTLRYEDMPGGMDAAVVFKELHLDPDDILVDDGLYTLREIKLDGLRGYFRQYYNPKLATSAAPPPPKNDTASASFHLLLKKLNITNSSFQYSNDAIDVNTVWYLGKLQLENSSLDQDSARILIGSLLMKNANGIVTLLPGKDNTPAPPDTSSSEGWKVVASIINLDKLNVRYDNGAPAPKAAGPDPDYNHLNLSNVSTQVRNVRYLPDTISATLNSLAARDWSGFTIKKANMDVIFTPQSLVLNNFLVQTNKSILRKNIAVTVPSWSTVTKDMDKIGLDANLDSVRVALGEWLGFVPGARKNKSFDPLWNKELTLSAMLKGNLGLLNIKSLYVNDNTGNVIKVNNGQVSHATDVDKLNANLSNLYIQTGNKPLRGWLPKGMLPDTPRLPEHILITGSFVGGMKNMNTNVQLRSEYANADVKARLVNITDKIRSQYDINVPYFHIQPGKMMYDTTMGWINGKLYANGQGYTANGMTAKANIQLYDAYYNSYNYHDIHVNADIAKGTFNAQGESQDTSITTTFNISGVLADTTVHDLLVDMELTKADLFATHWYSSPLTLSGNLNANFANIEPRRIDGNAFLTKWQIITESQVVPLDTISLIAKYTDQQYVDLKTPMGIINTWGQYDYTKIGTAMAQVIQKPLEPEDSGKIIIPAPGQVLAWTGSLVWPHSLLELMPTLRIDEPLIISGRFNSDSSLLNFNANAPKIAYDSLRIDSLVISAGILDTAMQANISLAHLAHPTFPLHHTELAAHADTGAVNFNLILDDIRNKPKYALGGIFTFLSGNAMQLSLKPSLLLNYQKWAVDENNILRLKNSLPDTANIRLSNGDQSIHLVTMPDTTTTPALQLQVKNFQLSTITGLLATDTLLANGLLNADANVRNWDKSPIINAKLKVDSLEVKNTPLGTLNAEVDNQVAGQYKLDATLAGNGNNVQLAGTYDTTINAHLQIDNLNMKTLEPFTMGNMEHMYGAASGKFDITGTTDQPKVSGSLHFDNAGGVVTYLGTNLHLPNEDIVIDDRGVLFNNVVIADSLKNEMVVNGRINTRDYKRFSFNLNVNADNFMALGPQQSNDQMLYGPAFVDSKITIRGNMDLPRVDANVKLRDKSSVTIKLPQDTPGIADREGVVEFVDMSNPVDSAVLRRLDSLRFQNPRLKGINFSAVAEITPASTIKIVIDSQNGDYVTAKGTANINATLDPSSKMSLTGRYEISEGKYEMSLNQLIKRSFDIQKGSAITFNGDAMDADLDITAKYTVNAPVIDLVGDQLTGLSQQERNTYKQRVPFEVYLMIKGNLQKPDISFLLDMPEKERNDFNGTPYNRIKQINQVPSELNKQVMGLLVLNSFIPDDPMSTFDNGGGGVEQAARNSVSKILSQQLNNLAGNLIKGVDLNFDLQSTQDYSSGSAQEQTNLKVGASKNLFNDRLTVSVGSNIMLTGNQQNASSLLGDISVDYKLSRDGRYRLRVYQQNDQSVIEGQLVETGVSFILVMDYDEFREIFQRAKGRISSRKLRAADKANNKNQQDKSPNAED, encoded by the coding sequence GTGACAGAACCAGAAGAAAAAGAAGAACATCAAGGTCGTCCATGGTGGAAATGGCTACTGTGGATAATTGTAGCGGTGCTCCTGTTGCCCGTTATGTTAGTTTTATTGCTTCAGATCGAAGGAGTACAAAATTACCTGCGTCAGCAGGGAGAATCCTATCTTCAAAAGAAACTAAACACAAAAGTCAGGATCGGATACCTCCGCGCCCGTGGCTGGCAATACCTGGAATTACGGGATGTATATGTTGCCGACACCACCAATAAGGCGCTCCTTTATTCCCGCGCGCTCCGCGTTCAGTACAACCTGTTGTCGCTGCTCAGCAATGAATTGAAAATAAATAAGCTGGAATGGGATACCGTGCTGGTTAACGCCTACAGGCTAAACGATACCACCTTCAATTACCAGTTCGCCATAGATGCCTTCGTATCACCCAACAGCAAACCGGATACATTGCCACATACCGGCACCAGCCTGCAATATGTTTTAAAAGATATCACCCTCAAGGCTGTTACCCTCCGCTATGAGGATATGCCGGGAGGTATGGATGCTGCTGTTGTCTTTAAAGAACTCCATCTCGACCCGGATGATATTCTGGTAGATGATGGATTATATACGCTTCGCGAGATAAAACTCGACGGACTCCGCGGGTATTTCAGACAGTATTACAATCCTAAACTGGCTACCAGTGCTGCTCCGCCGCCGCCAAAAAACGATACTGCCAGCGCCTCTTTCCACCTGCTGCTGAAGAAACTGAATATTACCAACAGTAGCTTTCAGTATAGCAACGATGCCATAGATGTCAATACAGTGTGGTATCTGGGTAAGCTGCAGCTGGAAAACTCCAGTCTGGACCAGGACTCTGCACGTATCCTGATCGGCAGCCTCCTGATGAAAAACGCCAACGGTATCGTTACCCTTTTACCTGGGAAAGACAATACCCCGGCGCCTCCGGACACCTCTTCTTCCGAAGGATGGAAGGTAGTGGCATCTATCATCAATCTGGATAAACTCAACGTACGCTACGATAATGGTGCCCCGGCACCTAAAGCTGCCGGCCCCGACCCGGACTATAATCACCTGAACCTGTCAAATGTTTCTACACAGGTGCGAAACGTCAGGTACCTGCCAGACACGATCAGCGCTACGTTGAATTCGCTGGCTGCCCGCGACTGGTCAGGATTCACCATCAAAAAGGCCAATATGGACGTGATCTTCACGCCACAAAGCCTGGTGCTGAACAATTTCCTCGTACAAACCAATAAAAGCATTCTCAGAAAAAATATAGCCGTTACCGTGCCTTCCTGGTCTACCGTTACGAAAGACATGGACAAAATAGGCCTGGATGCTAACCTGGACTCTGTCCGCGTAGCCCTGGGAGAATGGCTCGGTTTTGTTCCCGGTGCCCGCAAAAACAAGTCTTTTGACCCACTGTGGAACAAAGAACTCACTTTGTCCGCCATGCTGAAAGGCAACCTCGGACTGCTGAATATCAAAAGCCTCTACGTCAACGACAATACAGGCAACGTCATTAAAGTGAATAACGGCCAGGTAAGCCACGCCACAGATGTGGATAAACTGAATGCCAACCTCAGTAACCTGTACATCCAGACAGGTAATAAACCGCTGCGCGGCTGGCTGCCGAAAGGTATGCTGCCAGACACTCCGCGTTTACCGGAACATATCCTCATTACCGGCTCCTTTGTGGGAGGTATGAAGAATATGAATACCAACGTCCAGCTGAGAAGCGAATACGCCAATGCGGACGTAAAAGCACGCCTGGTCAATATTACAGACAAAATCCGCAGTCAGTACGATATCAATGTGCCATATTTCCACATCCAGCCGGGCAAAATGATGTACGATACCACCATGGGCTGGATCAACGGAAAATTGTATGCTAACGGTCAGGGATACACAGCAAATGGTATGACGGCAAAAGCCAACATCCAGCTATATGATGCATATTACAACAGCTATAACTACCATGATATTCACGTAAACGCTGATATCGCCAAAGGCACATTTAATGCCCAGGGCGAAAGCCAGGACACCAGCATTACCACCACATTCAATATCAGCGGGGTATTGGCAGATACCACCGTCCATGATCTGCTTGTAGATATGGAACTCACCAAAGCAGATCTCTTTGCCACACATTGGTATAGTTCTCCGCTTACTTTAAGCGGCAACCTCAACGCCAATTTCGCTAACATTGAACCACGGCGTATAGACGGAAATGCCTTCCTTACCAAATGGCAGATCATCACCGAATCTCAGGTAGTACCACTGGACACTATTTCGCTGATAGCGAAATACACAGATCAACAGTACGTTGACCTGAAAACACCAATGGGCATTATCAACACCTGGGGCCAGTACGACTATACGAAAATAGGTACTGCCATGGCGCAGGTTATCCAGAAACCGCTGGAACCAGAGGATTCAGGAAAAATAATCATCCCTGCCCCAGGGCAGGTGCTCGCCTGGACAGGCTCGCTGGTATGGCCGCATAGCCTCCTCGAACTGATGCCCACCTTGCGTATCGATGAACCGCTGATCATCAGTGGCCGCTTTAACAGCGACAGCAGCCTGCTAAACTTCAATGCCAATGCACCTAAAATTGCATATGATTCATTACGTATAGACAGCCTGGTTATAAGTGCGGGTATCCTCGATACTGCCATGCAGGCCAATATATCGCTTGCGCATCTGGCACACCCTACTTTTCCGCTGCACCACACGGAACTGGCCGCCCATGCAGATACAGGAGCGGTCAACTTCAACCTGATACTCGATGATATCAGGAATAAGCCTAAATATGCACTGGGAGGTATCTTTACCTTCCTCTCCGGCAATGCGATGCAGTTGTCGCTGAAACCTTCGCTGCTTCTCAATTACCAGAAATGGGCCGTGGATGAAAACAATATCCTTCGCCTGAAAAATAGTTTACCTGATACAGCGAATATCCGCTTGTCTAACGGCGATCAATCCATACACCTGGTGACGATGCCGGATACCACCACCACGCCGGCATTACAGCTGCAGGTCAAAAACTTCCAGCTGTCAACGATTACCGGCTTGCTCGCCACAGATACCCTGTTGGCTAATGGCCTCCTGAATGCTGACGCCAATGTCCGCAACTGGGACAAATCGCCGATCATCAACGCCAAACTGAAAGTAGATAGTCTGGAGGTAAAAAATACGCCATTAGGCACCCTCAACGCGGAAGTAGACAACCAGGTGGCCGGACAGTACAAACTGGATGCAACACTCGCCGGCAACGGTAATAATGTGCAACTGGCAGGTACCTACGATACCACTATCAACGCACATTTACAGATAGACAACCTGAACATGAAAACCCTGGAGCCCTTCACCATGGGCAACATGGAACATATGTACGGTGCTGCCAGCGGTAAATTCGATATAACCGGCACCACAGATCAACCTAAAGTATCTGGCAGCCTTCATTTTGATAATGCAGGCGGTGTGGTCACCTATCTTGGTACCAACCTCCATCTGCCTAATGAAGACATCGTTATTGACGATAGAGGCGTGCTGTTCAACAATGTGGTTATTGCCGACAGTCTGAAAAATGAAATGGTTGTTAATGGCCGTATCAACACGCGCGATTACAAACGTTTCAGCTTCAACCTGAATGTAAATGCCGATAATTTCATGGCATTGGGACCACAGCAGAGCAATGACCAAATGTTGTATGGTCCTGCATTTGTAGATAGCAAGATCACCATCCGCGGCAATATGGATTTGCCACGTGTAGACGCCAATGTTAAACTACGCGATAAATCTTCCGTCACCATTAAACTACCACAGGATACCCCTGGTATAGCTGACAGAGAAGGCGTGGTGGAATTCGTAGATATGTCTAATCCTGTAGACTCTGCAGTATTAAGACGTCTGGATAGTCTGAGGTTCCAGAACCCACGATTAAAAGGGATTAATTTTTCTGCTGTCGCAGAGATAACACCAGCATCTACCATAAAAATTGTAATTGATAGCCAGAATGGTGATTATGTAACAGCAAAAGGTACTGCCAACATCAACGCCACGTTAGACCCAAGTAGTAAAATGAGTCTGACAGGCCGTTACGAGATAAGCGAAGGTAAATATGAAATGTCGCTGAACCAGCTGATCAAACGCTCTTTCGATATACAGAAGGGTAGTGCCATCACTTTCAACGGCGATGCCATGGACGCGGATCTGGACATCACCGCCAAATATACCGTGAATGCGCCGGTGATCGACCTGGTTGGAGATCAGCTCACAGGGCTTAGCCAGCAGGAAAGAAATACCTATAAACAACGCGTTCCTTTTGAAGTATACCTGATGATAAAAGGCAACCTTCAAAAGCCAGACATCAGCTTCCTGCTGGATATGCCGGAAAAAGAGCGCAACGATTTCAACGGTACACCGTATAACCGCATTAAACAAATTAATCAGGTGCCTTCTGAATTGAACAAACAGGTAATGGGCCTGCTTGTATTGAATTCGTTTATTCCTGATGATCCGATGAGCACCTTCGATAACGGCGGTGGTGGCGTAGAACAGGCCGCCAGAAACAGTGTGAGTAAGATCCTCAGCCAGCAGCTGAATAACCTCGCCGGCAACCTGATCAAAGGTGTAGATCTCAATTTCGATTTACAAAGCACACAGGACTATTCTTCCGGTAGTGCGCAGGAACAAACCAATCTTAAAGTCGGTGCTTCCAAAAATCTCTTTAATGATCGCCTGACAGTAAGCGTTGGTTCCAATATCATGCTCACCGGTAACCAGCAAAATGCCAGCTCTTTGCTCGGTGATATTTCAGTGGATTATAAACTTAGCCGCGATGGCCGCTACAGACTACGTGTATACCAGCAGAATGATCAGTCTGTGATAGAAGGCCAGCTCGTAGAAACCGGTGTTTCGTTTATCCTGGTAATGGATTACGACGAATTCCGGGAAATATTCCAACGCGCAAAAGGAAGAATTTCTTCAAGAAAACTACGTGCGGCAGACAAAGCAAATAATAAAAATCAGCAGGATAAAAGCCCTAATGCAGAAGACTAA